From Candidatus Nitricoxidivorans perseverans, the proteins below share one genomic window:
- a CDS encoding DUF6362 family protein, giving the protein MAEWTMEDVAARFSEAAETGRRLPPIRVQGYFNVWPAFARKEWEGFTDKDYEYRPLPPSPEAIDRMLEAMRWVQWLEEEQRHLIWMRAKQYEWKVICRRFGCERTTAWRRWQRALQIVAERLNEQPHRAVVF; this is encoded by the coding sequence ATGGCTGAATGGACAATGGAGGATGTGGCAGCGCGCTTTTCCGAGGCGGCAGAGACCGGACGGCGGTTGCCTCCGATCAGAGTGCAGGGCTACTTCAATGTGTGGCCAGCGTTCGCACGCAAGGAATGGGAAGGCTTCACGGACAAGGACTACGAGTACCGCCCGCTGCCACCAAGCCCTGAAGCCATCGACCGGATGCTGGAGGCGATGCGCTGGGTGCAGTGGTTGGAGGAGGAGCAGCGACACCTGATCTGGATGCGTGCCAAGCAATACGAGTGGAAGGTCATTTGTCGTCGCTTTGGTTGCGAGCGGACGACGGCGTGGCGACGGTGGCAACGGGCATTGCAGATCGTTGCTGAGCGACTCAATGAGCAGCCTCATCGCGCGGTAGTGTTTTGA